In Phocoena sinus isolate mPhoSin1 chromosome X, mPhoSin1.pri, whole genome shotgun sequence, a genomic segment contains:
- the LOC116747017 gene encoding melanoma-associated antigen B4-like: MPRRRRNRRHARKKRRQAQGETQSLKGAQATAEAAAAAEEIEESPSSPASVSRDTSPSSPAAGTHQEPQGAPATTSRDAGVSCPGSEEGAQSLDEKSAGTSQAAPSTHSSCRDPLSRKSTMFVEFLLEKYITKEPILQAALLKTLNKKYKKHFPQILSRASGIMEAVFGLELKEVDPSSHSYALVSKMALPSDRSPSDEFRMPTSGLLMTVLGAIFTKGNRATEEELWKFLNALGYHAGRRHLIFGDPRRLISEDFVQQKYLTYRQVPDSDPPCYEFLWGPRAHAETSKMKVLEFLAKIIGTAPSALPDLYEEALKDEEERAAVRAAARAAAVAEGRAPF; the protein is encoded by the coding sequence ATGCCTCGACGCCGGAGGAACAGGCGCCATGCACGCAAGAAACGCCGCCAGGCCCAGGGGGAGACTCAGAGTCTCAAGGGTGCCCAGGCCACTGCGgaggcagcggcggcggcagaaGAGATAGAAGAGTCGCCGTCTTCCCCCGCTTCTGTTTCTCGGGATACTTCCCCGAGCTCCCCTGCTGCTGGCACTCACCAGGAGCCTCAGGGAGCCCCAGCCACTACCTCTCGTGATGCAGGGGTTTCATGCCCAGGATCTGAAGAGGGTGCCCAGAGCCTAGATGAGAAAAGTGCAGGTACCTCCCAGGCAGCACCTTCCACTCACAGCAGTTGCAGAGATCCTCTGAGCAGGAAGTCCACAATGTTCGTGGAGTTCCTGTTGGAGAAGTACATAACGAAGGAGCCCATCCTGCAGGCAGCACTGCTGAAGACTCTCAACAAGAAGTACAAGAAGCACTTCCCTCAGATCCTCAGCAGAGCCTCTGGTATCATGGAGGCGGTCTTTGGCCTCGAGCTGAAGGAAGTCGACCCCAGCAGTCACTCCTACGCCCTCGTCAGCAAGATGGCCCTCCCCAGCGACAGAAGTCCGAGTGATGAGTTCAGGATGCCCACGTCCGGTCTCCTGATGACTGTCCTGGGCGCGATCTTCACGAAGGGCAACCGTGCCACCGAAGAGGAGCTCTGGAAATTCCTCAATGCGTTGGGTTACCACGCTGGGAGGAGGCACTTGATCTTCGGGGATCCCAGGAGGCTCATCAGCGAAGATTTCGTGCAGCAGAAGTACCTGACGTACCGCCAGGTGCCTGACAGCGATCCTCCGTGCTATGAGTTTCTGTGGGGCCCGAGAGCCCACGCTGAAACCAGCAAGATGAAAGTGCTGGAGTTTTTGGCCAAGATCATTGGTACCGCCCCCAGTGCCTTACCAGATCTCTATGAGGAGGCtctgaaagatgaggaagagagagcagcGGTGAGAGCCGCGGCCAGGGCTGCAGCTGTTGCTGAGGGCAGAGCCCCTTTCTAG